A segment of the Cricetulus griseus strain 17A/GY chromosome 6, alternate assembly CriGri-PICRH-1.0, whole genome shotgun sequence genome:
GGTTCAGCATTGGCCTCTCAGTTCTACAAGGCTCCTTTGCTCTTCTGGAGAAGGGAGCTGGGCTGTGCGGGGGATATTACTCATTGCCTTGttgcccctcccaccccccatgtCTGCCTCTCCTCCACACCGTTTCTCTGATCTGGGATGTCCCAGCTGGGGGCAGAGCGAGGTGggacatggattttttttaatataaggaGATATTTATACACAGTGTTAAGGATGTAATGTTGTCTCAGCTAGGCAAGCAGCGGGGTGGAACTTCCTAATCTTGTCCCCATTTTAAGTGAGCCACAGACCACCCTGCCACCTTCCTTTCCCCAAGAGTGATGGTTTATGTTCCAAAGGAGAATAAAGCTATTTTTACCAAAACGAAGGGGATTTATTTGAGGTGTCATGTGGGAGGTGGCAgacagatggggtggggggaaatCTCAGGACAGAAGGCCCTGGTCCCGAGGGGGAAGTGATAGCTGTCCCAGACAGTCCTGAGGCACCGGGCTCCAAGCCTAGACCAGCCGGAAGGAAACAAACACGTGCTGGCTTCATGGAGGTGCGTGGGTGCCGACGGGGGCAGGCTGGGGCCTAGCGGTACCGGGCCAGCCTGTCGTACACGTGGTCCAGATTTCTACACAGGAATATTGAGAGCGTCATGAAGCCGAGCTGCGGAGAAAGGAGATGCTTCAGGGTGGTACCCGAAGGGGGAGGCACAAAGTGGGCGTACCTAGGAGCTTGGAATGATTGGCAGCGCTGAGTGGCAGTCTGGAAAGGAGAAAGCTTAGAGGCTAGCCCAGGGTCCTTTATTCTGGAGGCTCGGTAGTCTCCGCATGTGTCCCGACCTCCACCTCAGCGCCCGTGCTATCGGTCTCAGGCGGCTCCTCGTCTGCATCCCACAACGGCCAGGGCCCCAGAGCCATGGGTAGCTTGCCTTGTGCCTTGTCCCCCAATGTGGGGCAGGCACCCGCCATGCCCCAGCTGCCCCATGGGGTGCTGCTGCGTCCGCTGCTGCTGCTAAGCCCGCCCCAGCGCCCGCCGCTGCCCTCAGCGCTCAGCCTGGGTGTAGGGCTCGAACCCTCGGCTCCCGGCAGCGGCCGCACCGGCTCTCGGCTGAGCGCTCTACGATGTAGCTGCAGACACAGTGCCATCCCGCTCACCTGcgggagaggggagggggcagggcaCCCGTACGGCCAAGAGTTTGCAGAAGCCAAGTCTCTGCCCCATCCCAAGCTAGTGCTGTGATAGATAACAGTGCTAAGCAAGCGCGTTTCCTCGGCAACGGGAAAACATCTATAGATAGACTGATGGCACGGGGCCAAGTCACCTCAAGAAGACCGACTCCCAGACAGATTCCCACTATGGAGATGAGATTATTGTGCAGCCACTTCCGGAGGCTCTGGGCGCAGCCCTGGGGATGCAGGAAATGTGTAAAGGCGGTGCTGCTTCTGGAACTCACCCTCAAGCCCGGGGGGCCCTCGGGTCCTCCTTCGGGTACCTCCTAGGTATCCAAACAGGCAGGCCTTATCCAAGCTGTGCTCTGTGCCAGTGCTCCAGGGCTCTGCCCTTGTGTGGGCGACGCCTCTCACCCTCCGAGGACCCCACCCCTTTTGACGCTACTGTTTTAGTAGCGTCTAGCTCAGGCTCCAGCGGCCTCCTGATACCGCGCCTCTGAGCAGGTCACGCCCACTTAGAAGGGACTCTGTCTTTACTTGTAACCTCCCCCTCCCGCCTCCTGATCACATCACAGGGCCCCACCCACGGGCCCCACCCACCCTTCCACTCAGGACTCCTGAAGCCAGTGTGGTCCACACTCACCTCCGGGGGTCCCGCCCCTTCCGTCTTTTTTCCTAGCTGCCTCCTGGCCTCCTGACGCCGCTCCTCCAAGCACCGCCTGCCCTCTTAAGACTCCGCCCCTTAAAGTCCCTCCCTCCAGCGCCCCGCCCACTTCCCTGTGCCCCGCCCCAATGCAGGCCCCGCCCCGTCAGGAGCTGCGGGCTACCGCGTGTCCCACCTCGCGGTAGATGTGGGCTTTTGCCGGGAGTGCGCATAGGTCAGCGGTCTGTCTCAGTTTCGCCCGCGGCCCCAGCCGGCTGAGCTGGGACAAGAAGAGCTTATCAAAGCCTGAGGAGTCATTGGTCGCCGTGGAGTTGTAGCAGGAGCAGGGCACGAAGGGCCCCTCAGACTCGTTCCCTCTCAGCGTGCGGGCGCTGATCCAATCCCGCGGGGAGTGCCAGCCGCAGCAGCGCAGCTGACGGGGGAGGGTGGACAGAGTCAGGGGCCGGTGTCACGGGGAAGCTGTGCAGCCAGGCCTGGGAGCCGGGTGGCAGTGCGCTGGAGATACGATGGCGCCAAGGTGACCCGGGCTCAGGAGGAGCGTCAGGTGAACCTGAGATTTCTGTGGGTCGTGTGATTCTGCCTCGGGATGGGTGGAGGCGGGAGCCCCTCGCATagaaatttgggggctggagtggAACACCGTCAGGGTCTAGGGTCTGGGCATTTAGTTACGTGGAGACGGTGATGCTGTCCCCTGGGGACAGCAGCGAGAGTGGCTGAGGATGAGGGAACAGGTGACCTGCGGCCCACACTGAGGCAGTCTCCTTAAAATCCCAGGCTGAAGCTGAGATGTTAGAGCCATGGTAGAACCTGGAGTGTTAACTGGCGGAAACAAGAGGGGTAATGAGCTCACACACCTGGAACTGCGCATAGTCCCAGCTCTCTTCAGCCGCCGTCTCATCCGGGTTCGCGCGGTAGCTGTGGATTGTCTCCAACACCAGCTCTTGCACTCTTCGCTCCAGCTGAGAGGGTGTAGGTGAGGATGGAATGAGTCGCCCCAACCGCCTCAGCCCCACCCATGGTGTTCACCCCAGGAGCCCAACTTCGCCACCCTTAACTTAGGTTTCTTCCTGAATGACTGGCAGTCGCTCTCTCCCTCAGAATCTCAGAAGTGTTTCTAAGGTTCTTTaggcttttagagacagggtttctttgtgttgctctggctgtcctggaactcactttgtagaccaggctggcctcgaactcaaagagatccacctgcctctgcctcctgaggctgggattaaagacatgtgctgccaccacctgccACCATCACCgggctttaaaattatttttgaataaaattattcaataaaatgATTTTCCTGTAGCCCACACTAGTctggaactcctgatcttcctgactctatcttgagtgctggcattacaggtgctAAGGGTTGgataccaggcaagcactcaaccagcTGAATAAATGCTAATGAGTAGAAGTCAGTTTGTGTCTGCCCCTGTCTCTACCCGCCCATCTCTCTCCAGAGTACtgggttaaagatgtgtgccatcatacATGGCCCTCTCTTTTAACAGATGTGGCCTCATTATGTTGCCCAAGCTAGCTTTGGTCTCTTGGGCTAATTTTAGCCTACGAGTAGCTAAGACCACATGCAACACCACACCAGCTTTCCCTTTCTATCTGTATGTGCCTCGGTCCCCCTGTGTCTTTCTGACTGtctctgtgtatgggtgttgttCTATGGCTCAGCTTCCTGGTTGATGGCTGTGCtcactttgtttttctctccactCCTGCTCCTCAACCTCCATAATTGGGGTAGAATGTTGGCAAACTCACCCGGATCCGCTGAGTGGAGATGAGGATCCCCAGGGTAATTTGTGTGGCAAACAGGAGTAGCAGCATCCCAAAATACTGAGTGGAGAGGGAGGTGACAAAGGTGAGAGAAGGCCTTTGAGGGACAGGACAGGATTGGTGTAGAGGAATGTCACTCACCAGGCCCAGAAGACAACGTAGCTCCTTCAGAGCTCCCACACAACCCAGGAGGGCCAGGGCCATGGTGAGGACACCTGAGACAGCCAGGACCTTGGACCAGGTCTGCAGTGGCACGAAGGACAAGCCTGAGGTGGTGAAAGTCAGTGAGGATGGGCCGGGAAATAGCAGCTCCACTTGGCCACCAGGCAGAGCCCTATCTCTTGGATCCC
Coding sequences within it:
- the Cd37 gene encoding leukocyte antigen CD37 isoform X2; the encoded protein is MDTCKGPPIVSLVPTYSKDPQVKMSAQESCLSLIKYLLFVFNLFFFVLGGLIFCFGTWILIDKNSFVSFVGLSFVPLQTWSKVLAVSGVLTMALALLGCVGALKELRCLLGLYFGMLLLLFATQITLGILISTQRIRLERRVQELVLETIHSYRANPDETAAEESWDYAQFQLRCCGWHSPRDWISARTLRGNESEGPFVPCSCYNSTATNDSSGFDKLFLSQLSRLGPRAKLRQTADLCALPAKAHIYREGCAQSLRKWLHNNLISIVGICLGVGLLELGFMTLSIFLCRNLDHVYDRLARYR